A single region of the Nicotiana sylvestris chromosome 6, ASM39365v2, whole genome shotgun sequence genome encodes:
- the LOC138870459 gene encoding uncharacterized protein: MGSSLFWYENWTGLGALYFLVPQDFGIDENIHNVHDVTLDGEWDVDRLFEILPEDLAVHILEKIKPPSTMQVLDRPFWMLETRGYFSVKSAWEYTRRRDEPRIAYRKIWVKGLPFKIAFFMWKVWKAKLPLDDFLKRVGYCMPSKCWCCVQPDEESLQHLFFRSETAKTTWKYFLSRAGIDVEGLTLHQAITKCWTSNVCLRLKPVMQALPSCVVWEFWKRRNSMKYGDAVTTSRVIYQVSSNLQALVKVRKPGMDMVPHKWQDLLAMMENFTPKLKVTKVM, translated from the coding sequence ATGGGATCCTCACTATTCTGGTATGAAAACTGGACAGGTCTTGGGGCACTATATTTTTTAGTTCCTCAAGACTTTGGCATTGATGAAAATATACATAATGTACATGATGTTACCTTAGATGGTGAGTGGGATGTGGACAGGCTATTTGAAATACTTCCTGAAGACTTAGCAGTACACATTCTGGAGAAAATCAAACCACCTTCAACCATGCAGGTTCTTGACAGGCCTTTTTGGATGTTGGAAACAAGAGGATATTTCAGTGTTAAGTCAGCATGGGAGTATACGAGAAGAAGAGATGAACCAAGAATAGCTTATAGAAAGATTTGGGTAAAGGGACTGCCTTTTAAAATAGCGTTTTTCATGTGGAAAGTGTGGAAAGCAAAGTTACCTTTAGATGATTTCTTGAAAAGGGTAGGTTACTGCATGCCCTCAAAATGTTGGTGTTGCGTACAGCCTGACGAAGAATCTCTTCAGCATTTATTTTTTAGATCAGAAACTGCAAAGACAACTTGGAAGTATTTTCTATCGAGGGCAGGAATAGATGTGGAGGGACTTACATTGCACCAAGCAATCACAAAATGTTGGACTTCAAATGTATGCTTAAGGTTAAAACCAGTAATGCAAGCACTCCCCTCATGCGTAGTATGGGAATtttggaaaagaagaaatagtatGAAGTATGGGGATGCGGTGACAACTAGCAGGGTGATTTATCAAGTTTCATCAAATCTACAGGCACTGGTGAAAGTGAGAAAGCCTGGGATGGATATGGTCCCTCACAAATGGCAAGATCTATTAGCTATGATGGAAAATTTCACTCCTAAACTTAAGGTTACAAAAGTCATGTGA